In one Nocardioides sp. NBC_00368 genomic region, the following are encoded:
- a CDS encoding NUDIX hydrolase produces MTGPVITVAAVVFRDGGGRMLSVRKNGTTSFMLPGGKLEPGESAAEAAVREVAEELGVRLRVEELVLLGEFEADAANEPGHLVRSTVFTWAGEVTPDAAAEIAELRWATLTEITGGADFAPLTREHVVPALQPA; encoded by the coding sequence GTGACGGGGCCGGTGATCACCGTCGCGGCGGTCGTCTTCCGCGACGGCGGCGGCCGGATGCTGAGCGTCCGGAAGAACGGCACCACGAGCTTCATGCTGCCCGGCGGCAAGCTGGAGCCGGGGGAGTCGGCCGCGGAGGCGGCCGTGCGGGAGGTCGCGGAGGAGCTCGGCGTACGCCTTCGGGTCGAGGAGCTCGTGCTGCTGGGTGAGTTCGAGGCCGATGCCGCCAACGAGCCTGGGCACCTGGTGCGTTCGACGGTCTTCACGTGGGCCGGCGAGGTGACGCCGGACGCGGCGGCCGAGATCGCGGAGCTGCGCTGGGCGACGCTGACCGAGATCACCGGCGGGGCCGACTTCGCCCCGCTGACCAGGGAGCACGTCGTCCCGGCCCTCCAGCCGGCCTGA
- a CDS encoding oxygenase MpaB family protein produces the protein MSGYFADDSMVVRAMRQRVVGLTWGQRALVIGGLHPRLFVGTAQHTAHRETPYTRLALTARLMETVFLGTEEEADRALAFTARRHVPVDGTMAVDGGPAHPAGAHYSATDPGLMWWTAAFALDSVEFMYDALVRPLLPDEREELFDGFVIWACLFGMPASAAPASYPDFRRRFDAWLSSDEPYLVDEARLVGRHIAGTAGYHLPGGPPTNETLRTVVQGSLPPLVREHYGIPWSAAAEARWRAVRTASRLAHGRLSLLGSTPLLRGRSEHFYKVVQRGEQSLVRRGGVSIPGVSDVTSA, from the coding sequence ATGTCCGGGTACTTCGCCGACGACTCGATGGTCGTGCGTGCGATGCGTCAGCGGGTGGTCGGCCTCACCTGGGGGCAGCGGGCGCTGGTGATCGGCGGGCTCCACCCACGGCTCTTCGTGGGAACCGCGCAGCACACCGCGCACCGGGAGACGCCCTACACCCGGCTCGCGCTGACCGCCCGGCTGATGGAGACGGTCTTCCTCGGCACCGAGGAGGAGGCCGACCGGGCGCTGGCCTTCACCGCGCGCCGCCATGTGCCGGTCGACGGGACGATGGCGGTCGACGGCGGACCGGCTCATCCGGCGGGTGCGCACTACTCCGCCACCGACCCCGGGCTGATGTGGTGGACGGCGGCCTTCGCGCTCGACTCGGTCGAGTTCATGTACGACGCGCTGGTCCGCCCGCTGCTCCCTGACGAGCGCGAGGAGCTCTTCGACGGCTTCGTGATTTGGGCCTGCCTCTTCGGCATGCCCGCCTCGGCAGCGCCGGCGTCCTATCCGGACTTCCGCCGCCGCTTCGACGCCTGGCTCTCCTCGGACGAGCCGTATCTCGTCGACGAGGCGCGCCTGGTCGGACGCCACATCGCCGGCACCGCCGGCTACCACCTCCCCGGCGGGCCACCGACCAACGAGACGCTCCGCACCGTCGTCCAGGGAAGTCTCCCGCCGCTCGTCCGCGAGCACTACGGCATCCCGTGGTCGGCCGCGGCCGAGGCGAGATGGCGGGCCGTACGCACCGCCAGCCGCCTCGCCCACGGTCGCCTCTCGCTCCTCGGGTCCACGCCGTTGCTGCGGGGGAGGAGCGAGCACTTCTACAAGGTCGTCCAGCGGGGTGAGCAGTCCTTGGTGCGCCGAGGCGGGGTCAGCATCCCCGGCGTCTCCGACGTCACCTCGGCCTGA
- a CDS encoding antibiotic biosynthesis monooxygenase family protein codes for MSVVKINAIQVPEGAGAELEKRFAARAGAVENSPGFLGFQLLRPVAGDDRYFVVTHWDSEESFAAWRDGDARAAHATPPGEAPRKPVSTGADLLEFEVVMDVKPA; via the coding sequence ATGTCTGTGGTGAAGATCAATGCAATCCAGGTGCCGGAGGGTGCAGGCGCGGAGCTCGAGAAGCGGTTCGCGGCGCGGGCCGGGGCGGTCGAGAACTCGCCGGGGTTCCTCGGCTTCCAGCTGCTGCGCCCGGTCGCCGGCGACGACCGCTACTTCGTCGTCACCCACTGGGACTCCGAGGAGTCCTTCGCGGCCTGGCGCGACGGCGACGCGCGGGCAGCGCACGCGACCCCGCCGGGCGAGGCACCGCGCAAGCCGGTCTCGACCGGCGCCGACCTGCTGGAGTTCGAGGTCGTGATGGACGTCAAGCCCGCCTGA
- a CDS encoding antibiotic biosynthesis monooxygenase, with translation MSEPVTVTIARRVSVERRDEMVAWMQAGIRLASEFPGFLGAGWVRPSPDSDQWHLLYRFDSHETLGRWDNSRQRGWWLGAGEPFVEETRIERRTGIEGWFDPPSTYDVEQVSGVASPPPRWKQTITIFLMFYPVSLLANWLTGPFVAEWALPLKVLGVMVVTLPFMTYFGLPWITRNMEWFLHGRPAPWRR, from the coding sequence ATGTCCGAGCCGGTAACCGTGACCATCGCCCGTCGAGTCTCCGTGGAGCGCCGCGACGAGATGGTCGCCTGGATGCAGGCGGGGATCCGGCTGGCCAGCGAGTTCCCGGGTTTCCTGGGCGCTGGCTGGGTGCGGCCGTCACCGGACTCCGACCAGTGGCACCTGCTCTACCGCTTCGACTCCCACGAAACCCTCGGGCGTTGGGACAACAGCCGCCAGCGCGGCTGGTGGCTGGGCGCGGGCGAGCCGTTCGTGGAGGAGACCCGGATCGAGCGGCGCACCGGGATCGAGGGCTGGTTCGACCCGCCCAGCACCTACGACGTCGAGCAGGTCTCCGGTGTCGCCTCGCCGCCACCGCGGTGGAAGCAGACGATCACGATCTTCCTGATGTTCTACCCGGTCAGCCTGCTGGCCAACTGGCTGACCGGACCCTTCGTCGCTGAGTGGGCGCTGCCGTTGAAGGTGCTCGGGGTGATGGTCGTGACGCTGCCGTTCATGACCTACTTCGGCCTGCCGTGGATCACCCGCAACATGGAGTGGTTCCTGCACGGGCGTCCGGCGCCCTGGCGCCGCTAG
- a CDS encoding IS481 family transposase, whose translation MSHRNARLNFRGRQLLVQRVVEDDWAVAHAAKAQGVSRQCAHRWIARFRAEGEAGLHDRSSRPHHCPNQTPAEVEEAIVVKRHQERRGQDWLGPELGVPARTVGRVLRRHRVPYLRECDPLTGEVIRASKTTTVRYERDRPGELVHVDVKKIGKIPDGGGWKAHGRQMGSTWAKKQARIGYDYVHSMVDDHSRVAYSEILPDEKGPTCAGFIRRAADYFAAHGITRIERVITDNHFSYRRSNDVAEAITTLGAKHKFIKPHCPWQNGKVERYNRTLATEWAYRQVYLTNTDRAAALSPWLECYNTVRRHSALAGLPPISRLSPT comes from the coding sequence GTGTCCCACCGTAATGCCCGGCTGAACTTTCGTGGCCGGCAACTCTTGGTCCAGCGAGTCGTCGAGGACGACTGGGCCGTCGCGCACGCAGCCAAGGCCCAAGGCGTCTCGCGCCAGTGCGCGCACCGCTGGATCGCCCGGTTCCGTGCCGAAGGCGAAGCCGGTCTACACGACCGGTCCTCGCGTCCCCACCACTGCCCGAATCAGACACCGGCCGAAGTCGAGGAAGCGATCGTGGTCAAGCGCCACCAAGAGCGCCGCGGCCAGGACTGGCTCGGGCCCGAACTCGGTGTCCCAGCACGGACCGTGGGCCGGGTCCTACGCCGCCACCGCGTCCCGTACCTGCGTGAGTGTGACCCGTTGACCGGGGAGGTCATCCGGGCCTCGAAGACCACCACGGTGCGCTACGAACGCGACCGGCCCGGTGAGCTGGTCCATGTCGACGTCAAGAAGATCGGCAAGATCCCCGACGGCGGCGGCTGGAAGGCCCACGGCCGTCAGATGGGGTCAACCTGGGCCAAGAAACAGGCCCGGATCGGCTACGACTACGTGCACTCGATGGTCGATGACCACTCCCGAGTGGCCTACTCCGAAATCCTGCCCGACGAGAAAGGCCCCACCTGCGCAGGGTTCATCCGCCGGGCCGCCGACTACTTCGCGGCCCACGGCATCACCCGCATCGAGCGGGTCATCACCGACAACCACTTCTCCTACCGCAGATCCAACGACGTGGCTGAGGCGATCACCACGCTGGGAGCCAAGCACAAGTTCATCAAGCCCCATTGCCCCTGGCAGAACGGCAAGGTCGAAAGATACAACCGCACCCTGGCGACCGAGTGGGCCTACCGCCAGGTCTACCTCACCAACACCGACCGAGCCGCCGCGCTTTCCCCATGGCTCGAGTGCTACAACACTGTTCGACGCCACAGCGCACTCGCAGGACTCCCACCGATCAGCCGACTGTCACCAACGTGA
- a CDS encoding ArsR/SmtB family transcription factor codes for MSSSPDLPHPERSELSLTTVLFALSDPERLAIARQLVDGPLDMAECHLSNPNVPKSTKSHLMKVLRTSGVVRNEPNGRARRLSLRREDLDARFPGLLDAVLSAEDSKPKA; via the coding sequence ATGAGTTCTTCCCCGGACCTTCCGCATCCCGAGCGGTCGGAGCTCTCACTGACGACCGTGCTCTTCGCGCTCAGCGACCCCGAGCGCCTCGCGATCGCCCGCCAGCTGGTCGACGGCCCCCTCGACATGGCCGAGTGCCACCTCAGCAACCCGAACGTGCCGAAGTCGACGAAGTCGCACCTGATGAAGGTGCTGAGGACCTCCGGGGTGGTCCGCAACGAGCCCAACGGCCGCGCGCGGCGCCTCTCGCTGCGCCGTGAGGATCTCGACGCCCGGTTCCCGGGGCTCCTCGACGCCGTCCTCTCCGCGGAGGACAGCAAGCCGAAGGCCTAG
- a CDS encoding MFS transporter, translating to MNGVVMSAEVMSATRTDVVAGRRLGAGMALGAVVLMMAGASAPSPFYPDLQVGLGLQPWVMTAVFAVYAVALLGTLLVFGSVSDHVGRRPVVTVGFLLLAGSFALFRGADTAAFLFEARILQGVASGLLLSTLSATVADFERPSRPGSAAVVNAVAPMVGLALGAVVAGVVLQVSGDARLLVFDALVVLSLALAAGVWLAPETAPRHEGLLASLRPRVAVPPGIRGVLARSAPAIFAGWATGGLFLSLGAAIVRSELGATSHILQGLAIGALAGAGAVAAYVFRNRSARVTTLYGTAALAGGTVLSLLALLTGSAAAYLVAVVVAGTGFGTAFFGILRTIMPLLPAHERAEVFAVIFIVSYLAFGIPAVVAGLLTPEIGLAATTYGYGAVVVVLSSVAGLLRWRSND from the coding sequence ATGAATGGAGTGGTGATGTCGGCAGAGGTGATGAGCGCGACGAGGACGGACGTCGTCGCAGGGCGGCGGCTCGGCGCCGGGATGGCCCTCGGGGCGGTGGTGCTGATGATGGCCGGGGCCAGTGCGCCCTCGCCCTTCTATCCCGACCTCCAGGTCGGGCTCGGCCTGCAGCCCTGGGTGATGACGGCGGTCTTCGCCGTCTACGCCGTGGCGCTGCTGGGCACGCTGCTCGTGTTCGGCTCGGTCTCCGACCATGTCGGCCGGCGCCCTGTGGTGACGGTCGGGTTCCTGCTGCTGGCGGGCAGCTTCGCGCTCTTCCGGGGAGCCGATACGGCGGCTTTCCTCTTCGAGGCGCGGATCCTGCAAGGGGTCGCGAGCGGCCTGCTGCTCTCGACGCTGTCGGCCACGGTGGCCGACTTCGAACGACCGTCGCGACCCGGTTCGGCCGCGGTGGTCAACGCCGTCGCGCCGATGGTCGGGCTGGCGCTCGGTGCCGTCGTCGCCGGCGTGGTCCTCCAGGTGAGCGGTGACGCGCGGCTCCTCGTCTTCGATGCCCTCGTCGTCCTGTCCCTGGCCTTGGCGGCAGGCGTCTGGCTCGCCCCCGAGACCGCGCCGCGCCACGAGGGTCTGCTGGCCTCGCTGCGTCCGCGGGTCGCCGTGCCGCCGGGGATCCGGGGGGTGCTGGCCCGCAGTGCCCCGGCGATCTTCGCGGGCTGGGCCACCGGTGGGCTGTTCCTCTCCCTCGGGGCCGCGATCGTACGCAGCGAGCTGGGCGCCACCAGCCACATCCTCCAGGGGCTGGCGATCGGAGCCCTCGCCGGAGCGGGGGCGGTGGCGGCGTACGTGTTCCGCAACCGGTCGGCTCGCGTGACGACGCTCTACGGCACGGCGGCGCTGGCCGGCGGCACCGTGCTCAGCCTGCTCGCCCTGCTGACCGGCTCGGCGGCGGCATACCTCGTCGCCGTGGTCGTGGCCGGCACCGGCTTCGGCACCGCCTTCTTCGGCATCCTGCGCACGATCATGCCGCTTCTCCCCGCCCACGAGCGGGCCGAGGTCTTCGCGGTGATCTTCATCGTGTCCTACCTGGCCTTCGGCATCCCTGCCGTCGTCGCCGGGCTGCTCACGCCGGAGATCGGGCTCGCGGCCACCACCTACGGCTACGGCGCCGTCGTCGTGGTGCTCTCCTCCGTGGCCGGGCTGCTGCGCTGGCGCAGCAACGACTGA
- a CDS encoding nucleoside deaminase, which produces MALPGRFDEADVRHLLEVIEQEIVPLTRAGVAAGNKIFGAAILRRSDLAVIAAETNNETENPLWHGEIHAIKRFFEQPAEDRPAPGDCLLLATHEPCSLCLSGVAWSGIPEFAYLFSHQDSADSFAIPYDLAILKGVYAVPDPDRDEVDPGRDLYNRTNDYFTSTALAPLADPDQLARLSRTYDELSAAYQERKGGGAIAHP; this is translated from the coding sequence ATGGCGTTGCCCGGCCGGTTCGACGAGGCGGACGTACGCCACCTGCTGGAGGTGATCGAGCAGGAGATCGTCCCGCTGACCCGCGCCGGCGTGGCCGCGGGCAACAAGATCTTCGGTGCCGCGATCCTGCGCCGGTCGGACCTGGCCGTCATCGCGGCCGAGACGAACAACGAGACCGAGAACCCGCTGTGGCACGGGGAGATCCATGCCATCAAGCGGTTCTTCGAGCAGCCGGCCGAGGACCGGCCGGCGCCCGGCGACTGCCTGCTGCTGGCGACCCACGAGCCGTGCTCGCTGTGCCTCTCGGGCGTGGCCTGGTCGGGGATCCCCGAGTTCGCCTACCTCTTCAGCCACCAGGACTCGGCCGACTCCTTCGCGATCCCCTACGACCTGGCGATCCTCAAGGGCGTCTACGCCGTCCCGGACCCCGACCGCGACGAGGTCGACCCGGGACGCGACCTCTACAACCGCACCAACGACTACTTCACCAGCACCGCCCTCGCCCCGCTCGCCGACCCCGATCAGCTCGCCCGGCTCAGCCGGACCTACGACGAGCTCTCGGCGGCGTACCAGGAACGGAAGGGCGGCGGGGCCATCGCCCACCCCTGA